The region CCGGAGACCCCTTTGTCGCCAGCGCCGTGGAGAAATGTCTTAGCGCCGGCATTACCGAACTCGGTGCGATCTTTTCCTCGGGTGCCGAGGCGTCGGCGTGTTTGCGCGACACCCTGGCCATGGACAAGTGCGAAGATTTGGAGAGCGCTCAGATCGACATATACAAGCGTCTGCGTCCCAGCTCTCCGCCCACGGCCGAAATTTCCGCCAGTTTCTTCGACAACCTGTTCAGGAATGCGGATTATTACGATCTTTCACCAGTTGGACGCTATAAGCTCAATTCCCGTCTGAATCTGAGTCTGCCCATCGACCACCGCACCTTGTCCAATGACGACATCTTCCGGTCGGTCAAGAAGCTCATTCAGCTCAAGGACTCGCACGGACCCGCTGATGACATCGATCATCTCGGCAACCGCCGCGTGCGTCCCGTCGGCGAGCTGGTGGAGAATCAGTACCGCATCGGACTGGTGCGCATGGAGCGCGCCATCAAGGAGCGCATGAGCCTGCAGGAAGTAGCCACGCTCATGCCGCACGATCTGGTCAATCCCAAGCCGGTCACTGCGGTGCTGAAGGAATTTTTTGGCACGTCGCAGCTTTCCCAGTTCATGGACCAGACCAATCCCCTGTCCGAGGTTACACACAAGCGCCGACTGTCCGCTCTTGGACCCGGCGGTCTGACGCGTGAGCGCGCAGGATTCGAGGTACGAGACGTCCATCTGAGCCATTACGGCCGCATCTGCCCCATTGAAACTCCTGAAGGTCCGAACATTGGCCTGATCGTCTCCCTGACCACGCACGGACTGGTGAACGACTACGGCTTCATCGAGACGCCTTACCGGGTGGTCAAGGATGGGTTCGTCTCCGACGAGATCCAGTACATGGAGGCTTCCACCGAGAGCGGACACATCATTGCTCAGGCCAACGCCCTGTTTGGCGATGACCGTCAGTTCATCAACGCTCAGGTCGAGGCCCGGGTCGAGGGCGAGTTCGCCATCGTTCTTCGTGAGGAAGTGACGCTCATGGATATTTCTCCTGGGCAGATTGTTTCCATTTCTTCCGCGCTGATCCCCTTCCTGGAGCATGATGACGCAAACCGTGCGCTCATGGGTTCCAACATGCAGCGCCAGTCGGTTCCGCTTCTGGTGACCGAGGAGCCCCTTGTCGGTACCGGCATCGAGGGTAAGGTCGCCCAGGATTCCGGAAGCTGTCTCTTGGCCGAGGGTGACGGTGAAATCATGTACGTGGACGCGGACCGGGTAATCGTCTCCTATACTGACGATCTGTACCCGGAAGCCGGCGGCGTTCGTTTTTACGAAGTGCAGAAGTATCACAAGTCCAACCAGAACAGTTGCTTCGGCCAGAAACCCCGGGTTCAGATCGGGGACAAGGTCAAGAAGGGCGCGGTTCTGGCGGATGGACCGGCCATCCATAACGGAGAGCTGGCGCTTGGCAAGAATCTGCTTGTGGCGTTCATGCCCTGGTGCGGCTACAACTACGAAGACTCCATCCTGATTTCCGAGCGGGTTGTGAAGGAGGATGTCTATACATCCATCCACATCGAGGAATTTGATGTGTTCGCCCGCGACACCAAGCTCGGACCGGAGGAAGTCACCCGTGACATTCCCAACGTAGGCGAAGAAATGCTGCGCAATCTCGACGAGAGCGGCATCATTCGCATTGGCGCACGGGTAAAGCCCGACGACATCCTGGTCGGCAAGATCACGCCCAAGGGTGAGACGCAGCTGACACCGGAAGAGCGGTTGCTGCGAGCCATCTTCGGAGACAAGGCCCGCGACGTGAAGAATACCTCTCTCAAGGTTCCGCCGGGAATCGAGGGCACGGTAATCGACGTCAAGGTTTTTAACCGCCGATCCGGAGACAAGGACGAGCGCACACACTTGATCGAGAATTACGAGCTTGAGCGCATTGACGTGCGCGAGAGACAGCATGCTGCGGCCCTGACCGAGACCACCCGGCGCAAGATCTGGGAGGTATGCAAGGGCAAGAGCGTAGCCAAGACCATAATGGGCAAGCGCAAGGGCGAAGTGCTTCTTGAGGCCAACCAGCCCATCAAGGAAGATGTTTTTGCAGAAATTCCGCTGAAGAAGCTTGTGGGCGCATTCGCGGCCAAGGACGTTAACGAGGCCGTGAAAGTGCAGCTCGATTATTTCGACCTGCAGCTCAAGTTCGTCAAGGACGTCTACGAAAGCAAGCGCGGCAAGGTCACCGAGGGCGACGATCTGCCTCCGGGCGTCATCAAGATGGCCAAGGTCTATGTGGCCGTGAAACGTAAGCTCAATGTCGGCGACAAAATGGCCGGCCGTCATGGCAACAAGGGCGTTGTTTCCAACATCCTGCCGGAAGAGGACATGCCTTTCTTTGCCGACGGAACATCCATGGACGTGGTTCTGAATCCTCTGGGTGTGCCTTCGCGAATGAACATCGGCCAGATCATGGAAACCCATCTGGGCTGGGCGGCCAAGTCGCTTGGCCAGCAGATCGCGGCCATGGTCGATGAAGGCGTGGCCAAGGTCCGCAGCGAGATCAAGGACATTTTCGATTCTCCCGAGACCTCGGCGCTGCTTGATACCATGACCGATGACGAGGTGATTGAAGCTGCCCGGGATCTTAATCGCGGCATTATCATGAAAACTCCCGTTTTTGACGGCGCCGATGAGAGTGAAATCTGGGCGCTGCTCAAGAGAGCCGGCCTGCCCGAAGATGGAAAGGCGCTGCTTTTTGACGGTCGCACCGGAGTGCCTTTCCACAATAAGGTCACTGTCGGTTATATGTACTATTTGAAGTTGCACCACCTGGTTGACGAAAAAATTCATGCCCGCTCGACGGGTCCCTACTCCCTGGTCACCCAGCAGCCCCTCGGCGGCAAGGCCCAGTTTGGCGGACAGCGTCTTGGTGAAATGGAAGTCTGGGCACTGGAAGCATATGGCGCCGCCTATCTGCTGCAGGAGTTTTTGACGGTCAAATCCGATGATGTGAACGGTCGTGTGAAGATGTATGAAAAGATTGTGAAGGGATCCAATTTCCTCGAAAGCGGAATGCCCGAATCATTCAACGTATTGGTCAAGGAAATGATGGCGCTGGGTCTTGAAGTCACCCTCGTGGAAGACGACAAGAAGCGCCCGAGGAAGAGATGATCCCTCGGCAAGACCGGCCACAGCATTGCAATTCGACCAAAGCAAGAGGAATACACGATGAGTCTTGATGATCTTTTTACACAACGGGGCAGTGCATCCAGCTCTTTCAATAGCCAGAATCTCAAAGCGATCGGAATAAACGTCGCTTCTCCGGAGAAGATTCGCGAATGGTCTTTCGGTGAAGTAAAAAAACCCGAAACGATTAACTATCGTACATTTAAGCCGGAGCGGGACGGCCTTTTCTGCGCCAAGATCTTCGGTCCGGTAAAGGATTACGAATGCAACTGCGGAAAGTACAAGCGCATGAAGCATCGCGGCATTGTCTGCGAAAAGTGCGGTGTCGAAGTAATTGCCTCCAAGGTCAGGCGCGAGAGAATGGGGCACATTGAACTTGCCGCTCCGGTCGCTCACATCTGGTTCTTGAAGTCCCTTCCGTCCAAGATCGGCACCTTGCTTGATATGACCATGGCCGATCTCGAAAAAGTACTTTATTTTGATTCATATATAATTCTGGATCCAGGCGAGACGACCTTGCTGAAGAAGCAGGTCATTTCCGAGGAACAGTATTTTCAGATTCTCGATCACTATGACGACAACGCCATAACGGTCGGCATGGGTGCCGAATCCATCAAGATCCTGCTTCAGGAAATTGATTTGGCGAGCCTGCGAGTGGAATTGCGCGAGGAATCCCAGTCCACCCGCTCCCAGACCAAGAAAAAGAAGTTGGCCAAACGGCTGAAAATCGTCGAGGCATTTCTGGAATCCGGGAACAAGCCCGAGTGGATGGTCATGGACGTGATCCCGATCATCCCGCCCGAGCTGCGCCCCCTAGTTCCGCTCGACGGCGGCAGGTTCGCCACGTCGGACCTGAACGATCTGTATCGCCGGGTCATCAACCGCAATAACCGTTTGAAGCGGCTTTTGGAGCTTGGCGCACCGGACATCATCATCCGCAATGAAAAGCGCATGTTGCAGGAGTCCGTGGATGCCCTTTTCGACAACGGCCGCCGCGGTCGCGCCATAACCGGGACCAACGGGCGTCCGCTCAAATCCTTGTCCGACATGATCAAGGGCAAGCAGGGCCGTTTCCGTCAGAATCTTCTCGGCAAACGCGTCGACTATTCCGGACGTTCCGTTATCGTGGTCGGCCCGTATCTGAAACTCCATCAGTGCGGCCTTCCCAAGAAGATGGCTCTGGAACTCTTCAAGCCCTTCATCTATTCAAAGCTTGAGGAGCGGGGTTATGCCAGCACCATCAAGAGCGCGAAGAAGATGGTCGAGCGCGAGGAAATCGCCGTATGGGATATCCTCGAAGAGGTAGTGCGTGAATACCCCATTCTGCTGAACCGCGCACCGACATTGCATCGTCTTGGCATCCAGGCCTTTGAACCGATTCTGGTCGAAGGAAAGGCGATACGTTTGCACCCGCTGGTGTGTACGGCTTTCAACGCCGACTTTGACGGTGACCAGATGGCCGTGCATGTGCCTCTTTCGGTTGAGGCCCAGATCGAATGCCGCGTGCTCATGATGTCCACGAACAACATTCTGTCCCCGGCCAACGGTTCTCCAATCATCGTGCCTTCGCAGGATATCGTTCTTGGTCTGTACTTCCTGACCGTGGAGCGTCCTTTCGAGCGTGGCGAGGGCATGATCTTCGCCGATCCCGATGAGGTCATCTGCGCCTTTGACGCAAACCATGTGGAGATGCATGCCCGGATCAAGGTCCGCATCGACGGTGCATTGGTCGAGACCACCCCCGGGAGAATCATCATCCGCGAGATCGTGCCGACGGAAGTTCCTTTCGAGGTGTACAACCGCGAGATGAGCAAGAAAGTTATCGGCCGTCTGGTGGGCGAAGCCTATCGTCTGGCCGGCACCAAGGCCACGGTCATTCTGTGCGACAAGCTCAAGGATTTGGGTTTTGAGTATTCGACCCAGGCCGGCATTACCGTCGGCGTGAAGGATCTGACCATCCCGCCAGCCAAGTCCGGCATCCTGGACCGCTCCCACACGGAAGTTTCGGATATCGAGCAGCAGTACCGCGAGGGTATCATCACCCGCACGGAAAAATACAACAAGGTCGTTGACGTCTGGACAAAGGCGACCAATGACGTGGCCGACGCCATGATGCGGGAGCTCAAGTACGACACCGTGCTCAACCCGAAGCAGGATGATTCCCCGCATGTCAAGCATGCGCTGCGTTGGGAAGTTTCCAAGCTCAAGGAAGAGCGCTGCAACAGCTTCAACTCGGTGTTCATGATGGCCAACTCCGGCGCCCGAGGCAATCAGGACCAGATGCGCCAGCTGGCCGGCATGCGTGGTCTGATGGCCAAGCCCTCCGGTGAAATCATCGAGACGCCCATCACCTCGTCCTTCCGTGAAGGGTTGACCATTCTGCAGTACTTCACGTCCACGCACGGAGCACGCAAAGGTCTCGCCGACACCGCGCTCAAGACCGCGAACTCGGGCTACCTGACACGCCGTCTGGTCGACGTGGTGCAGGATGTCATCGTCAGCGAGCATGACTGCAAGACGGTTGACGGTATCGAGCTCACGCACGTCACCAAGAGCGGTGAAATCACCGTGCGTCTGAGTGAGCGCGTTCTTGGCCGGACAGCCATGTACGACATTCTTGATCCTGAAACCGGCGAGGTTTTCATCCCCGCCAATGCAATGATCAACGAGGAATTTGTCTCCGAGATCGAACGGCGCAACATCTCGACCATCACCATCCGTTCCGCGCTGACATGCAAGGCGAAGCACGGGGTGTGCGCGCTGTGTTATGGTCGCGACCTGGCGCGGGGCCATCTGGTCAATGTCGGTGAGGCTGTAGGCATCATCGCCGCCCAGTCCATCGGTG is a window of Desulfomicrobium macestii DNA encoding:
- the rpoC gene encoding DNA-directed RNA polymerase subunit beta', which translates into the protein MSLDDLFTQRGSASSSFNSQNLKAIGINVASPEKIREWSFGEVKKPETINYRTFKPERDGLFCAKIFGPVKDYECNCGKYKRMKHRGIVCEKCGVEVIASKVRRERMGHIELAAPVAHIWFLKSLPSKIGTLLDMTMADLEKVLYFDSYIILDPGETTLLKKQVISEEQYFQILDHYDDNAITVGMGAESIKILLQEIDLASLRVELREESQSTRSQTKKKKLAKRLKIVEAFLESGNKPEWMVMDVIPIIPPELRPLVPLDGGRFATSDLNDLYRRVINRNNRLKRLLELGAPDIIIRNEKRMLQESVDALFDNGRRGRAITGTNGRPLKSLSDMIKGKQGRFRQNLLGKRVDYSGRSVIVVGPYLKLHQCGLPKKMALELFKPFIYSKLEERGYASTIKSAKKMVEREEIAVWDILEEVVREYPILLNRAPTLHRLGIQAFEPILVEGKAIRLHPLVCTAFNADFDGDQMAVHVPLSVEAQIECRVLMMSTNNILSPANGSPIIVPSQDIVLGLYFLTVERPFERGEGMIFADPDEVICAFDANHVEMHARIKVRIDGALVETTPGRIIIREIVPTEVPFEVYNREMSKKVIGRLVGEAYRLAGTKATVILCDKLKDLGFEYSTQAGITVGVKDLTIPPAKSGILDRSHTEVSDIEQQYREGIITRTEKYNKVVDVWTKATNDVADAMMRELKYDTVLNPKQDDSPHVKHALRWEVSKLKEERCNSFNSVFMMANSGARGNQDQMRQLAGMRGLMAKPSGEIIETPITSSFREGLTILQYFTSTHGARKGLADTALKTANSGYLTRRLVDVVQDVIVSEHDCKTVDGIELTHVTKSGEITVRLSERVLGRTAMYDILDPETGEVFIPANAMINEEFVSEIERRNISTITIRSALTCKAKHGVCALCYGRDLARGHLVNVGEAVGIIAAQSIGEPGTQLTMRTFHIGGTASKEIEQSRYEALNKGRIVLSRVRTVTNNRGERMVLGKSGQLRIVDDQGVEREKYALPSGAKLYFENGAEVKKGDRLAEWDPFNEPFVTDVEGVVHFTDIIEGRTAQERIDEATGKSTLTVIEFRSSSFRPGISICDENGVCKTKPDTGTQTSYALPVGAIVMVNDGDVVQPGDIIARKPRETMKTKDIVGGLPRVAELFEVRKPKDQAILSEIDGIVSFGPDSKGKRKLIVEPEVGDARVYLIPKGKHISVGEGDFVESGELLTEGTPDLHDLLKVKGEKYLAFYLVEGVQDVYRFQGVYINDKHIEIIVRQMLKKLLVIDPGETGLLMGEQVDKAKFANINAKCVGTGMLPATAEPLVLGITQASLSTESFISAASFQETTKVLTEAALIGKKDYLYGLKENVIVGRLVNAGTGFRSYIENGIVVPDQPESPDKFLEDLEKDPFFMGQ
- the rpoB gene encoding DNA-directed RNA polymerase subunit beta encodes the protein MNKLIKKFGRIKDSIDIPHLLSLQLDSYNKFLQTDVPASMRTDIGLEGVFRSVFPIHDFNKTATLEYVSYDIGKPKYDVDECIAKGLTFEAPLRIKVRLAVYDVDEASGSRTIHDIKEQDIYFGTIPLITQKGTFLINGTERVIVNQLQRSPGIIFEHDSGKTHSSRKILYSCRIIPMRGSWLDFDFDHKDILYVRIDRRRKMPATILLKAMGMTSEDILDYYYAKETFRLEGTSVLRRVEDYNFRKELAHADVVTSDGTVIVAAGKALTKGMWKRMIKAGIEYYEVRPDTLETEYAAKDIVDPATGEVILRAGDPFVASAVEKCLSAGITELGAIFSSGAEASACLRDTLAMDKCEDLESAQIDIYKRLRPSSPPTAEISASFFDNLFRNADYYDLSPVGRYKLNSRLNLSLPIDHRTLSNDDIFRSVKKLIQLKDSHGPADDIDHLGNRRVRPVGELVENQYRIGLVRMERAIKERMSLQEVATLMPHDLVNPKPVTAVLKEFFGTSQLSQFMDQTNPLSEVTHKRRLSALGPGGLTRERAGFEVRDVHLSHYGRICPIETPEGPNIGLIVSLTTHGLVNDYGFIETPYRVVKDGFVSDEIQYMEASTESGHIIAQANALFGDDRQFINAQVEARVEGEFAIVLREEVTLMDISPGQIVSISSALIPFLEHDDANRALMGSNMQRQSVPLLVTEEPLVGTGIEGKVAQDSGSCLLAEGDGEIMYVDADRVIVSYTDDLYPEAGGVRFYEVQKYHKSNQNSCFGQKPRVQIGDKVKKGAVLADGPAIHNGELALGKNLLVAFMPWCGYNYEDSILISERVVKEDVYTSIHIEEFDVFARDTKLGPEEVTRDIPNVGEEMLRNLDESGIIRIGARVKPDDILVGKITPKGETQLTPEERLLRAIFGDKARDVKNTSLKVPPGIEGTVIDVKVFNRRSGDKDERTHLIENYELERIDVRERQHAAALTETTRRKIWEVCKGKSVAKTIMGKRKGEVLLEANQPIKEDVFAEIPLKKLVGAFAAKDVNEAVKVQLDYFDLQLKFVKDVYESKRGKVTEGDDLPPGVIKMAKVYVAVKRKLNVGDKMAGRHGNKGVVSNILPEEDMPFFADGTSMDVVLNPLGVPSRMNIGQIMETHLGWAAKSLGQQIAAMVDEGVAKVRSEIKDIFDSPETSALLDTMTDDEVIEAARDLNRGIIMKTPVFDGADESEIWALLKRAGLPEDGKALLFDGRTGVPFHNKVTVGYMYYLKLHHLVDEKIHARSTGPYSLVTQQPLGGKAQFGGQRLGEMEVWALEAYGAAYLLQEFLTVKSDDVNGRVKMYEKIVKGSNFLESGMPESFNVLVKEMMALGLEVTLVEDDKKRPRKR